The following is a genomic window from Ethanoligenens harbinense YUAN-3.
CAGTTTTTCCACCGAGTTGGCATGTGTGTCCAGCGCCACCGGCTTAAACCGGACGCTGCGGAAAATCGAATAGTATTCGTCCACCGTTTCTTTGGGAATGGCATATGCCCACACGTTGTTTATGGACGATTTGGCCTTGGCGTCGTCTCCTGTCAGGGAATATTCATAAACGAAATCGGTCGTGTCGCTCACGACCTGTTGCAATTCATTACGCACCATCAGGGTGAGTTCCCTTGGTTTGGCAGGCGGCAGTTCCAGCCTGCGCGACAGGATGGAACTGCTGCTGATGGTCATTACCATGTTGGTTGATCTGAAATTTTTCAGTGCGTGCAGTTTGCTGAGAGCCATTACAAAGGCGGCATGGTTTCTGACGATTCCGTCTTCCACGGTTCCTTCCGGAAGCCGCATTTTCCCGCTGTTGACAACGGTTACGGTCCCTCCGTTCGCGTTGCCCTCGACGGCATAAAGAAACTGGCTGCTCACATCCACTGAAAACAACATGGCCTCATCCCCCTCTTTTTTCTATCTCTGGATTGTCACGAAGTACTGCCGATTGAACCGTAAACGCTGTAGATGGGTGTGATGATGGAAACGATGATAAAGCCCACGATCAAAGCAAGCACCACGATCATGATGGGCTCGATAAGCGAAACCATTTGCTGGATGGCTGTATCCGCCTCGTCATCGTAAAAGGCGGCGGTTTTGTTCAAAATCTCATCCATATTACCGGATTCTTCGCCGATGTTCAGCATGGAACACAGCATCACAGGGAAAATCTCCAGTTTGCGTATGGAACCCGAAATGGAGACGCCCCGGCGCACATCTTCAGTCGCCTGTAACAGGCCGGCCTTTACATAGGTGTTTTTGATTACCCGCGTTACGATCTCGATAGACTGGATAATGGGCAGGCCGCTGCTGAACAGGGAAGCCAGCGTTCTGGCAAACCGCGCCGATTCCAGGGTGAGCAGGATTTTACCGAAAATGGGAAAACGCAGCTTCATGCGGTCCCAGCCCATGCGCGTTTTTTCATTTCTCATCAACAGCACCCACGCAAAGTAGACCGCAATGACCCCAATGATAAAAAGGTACCAATAGCCGGTCATCGCGTTGCTGATGCTTAACAGAATCTTGGTAGTGGTGGGAATTTTGCCGCCGAACTGATCGAACATTTTCAGAAAGGTCGGCATAATGAACGTGAGCAGGAAAATGACCACCGCGACCGACATGCAGACAAGAAAGATCGGATACACCATGGCCTGCTTCACCTTGTTCTGCAGCTTGTTGTCTTTTTCATACTGTGTGGCCATCCGGTTCATGACGGTGTCGAGCGTACCGCTGGCTTCGCCCGCCGCCACCATGTTGAGCAGCAGTTCCGGAAAGGCGTCCTGCAGAGCCATCGCCTTTGAAAGCGACTCGCCCCGCTGCACCGCTTCGTAGACACCCAGAACGATTGCCTTGATATTTTTTTTGGTCGTCTGCTGATAAAGAATATCCAGACATTTGATGACCGAAAGACCGGAGTTGAGCATGGTGCTGAACTGCCTGCAGAAAATGCTCAGATCCTTAAGCTTGATTTTTTTGCTGCCGAAACGGATCTCTTTCTGTTGCAGTCCGGTTTCATGCACGCTGACGCAAAATTGGCCGTGTGACCGGAGTGTGCGATAAAAGGACTCGATGTTGTCCGCTTCCAGAACGCCATTGAATGTTTTGCCGCTTATGTCTTTGGAAACATATTGGAATTCCGGCATTTTCTTCACCCTTTTCACTGAGGTCTCGTTAAAAACAGAACGGCACAATTATACTATAATTATATAGAATTCAAGGGAAATAGCAATAGATTATCAAAAACTTACAAAAATATATAAGAATATACAAAGCAGATTTGACAAAATGATGGTTCCAATAAGACGAATACATGGTTGGATTTGGATGACTCATCGGAACGCCTGTTTTGTTAACGGCGATGCGGTGGAGAACGGTGTGAGACCCGCTGCTTGGGCATCAATATGTATACAAGCGGGTTCGCCGGTAAAAAGGAGCGCGGCGGTTGCGGCAATCAGTCCATAGTGCTTCCACCGGTGCGTTCAAGGGATTGGGACCAGTTGTTTCCTTTTATTGAAGAATCCCCTGTAAGAGAGATAACAGGCGATGAACGAGGAGATGGCCGTGGTCGAAAGCAGCATGAACGTGACCATGATCTGGTACTTGATGGCCGTGAGCGGCGATATGCCGGCGAGGATGAGTCCGGTCATTGTTCCGGGGAGGGAAACGATGCCGAGGGTTTTGGCCGAGTCGATGGTGGGGAGCATGCCGGTGCGGATGCTTTCGCGGATGATGTTGATCGATGAGGGCAGCACGTCCGCTCCGAGCGCCAGCTTGGTTTCCACTTCGTTCCGCCTGTCTGCAAAATCCGCTTTCAAATGGCGGTAGCACAGGCCAAGGGCGACCATGGCGTTGCTGACGATCATGCCGCTGATGGGGATAATCTGATAAGCGGTATATTGAATGGCATTTGCCAGCACCAGCACGGCCAGCGTGGTGCATGTGCCGATGAAAATGGCCGCAAACGAGATCCAAAGGCCGCCCCGGATGCCTTTGCCGCGCCGGGAGGCGTTCCAGGCGGCGTTGAAGATCATAAAGAGCATCAGCAGCGTGGTGAACAAAGGACTTTTGAGGCCGAAAATATAGGTGAGCGCATACCCGACCGCGATGAGCTGCACGACGGCGCGCACCACACTGATGACGAGCTCTTTTTCAAGCCGGAGCTTTTGCACATAGGAGAACACCAGCGATACGCACACCAGAAGGGAAGACACCAAAAGCGAGGCCACGCTGACATCGGTTTTCATCGGAGTACCTCCAGCGACTGTAGTGTTCCGTCTGCCACGGTGAGCAGTTTACGGGCGTATTTCCTGCTTTGTTCGGGGTTGTGGGTTACCCACAGCACGGTGACGCCCCTGCTGTTGAGACCGGTAACGGCGTTTTCCACGATTTTGGTATTTTCTATGTCCAGCGCCGAGGTGATTTCGTCGAGCAGCAGGATTTCCGGCTGAAACAGAAGGGTGCGGATAAGGGCGATGCGCTGTTTTTCTCCACCCGAAAGATTGTGGACCGGCTGGTTGAGGAAGGTTTCGTTCATTTCAAACTGTTCGAACAGGCGCCGGATATGGTCAAAATCGGGGGGCAAGCGGCGGATCGCATAGGGAAAGCGCATGTTTTCTTCCACCGTCTTGCCAAACAGCACCGGTGTTTGAAAACAATAGGCCACCCGCCTGCGCAGCTCCGTAGGGTTTTGCTGCATTATGTCGGCGCCGTCCAGGAAAATGGAACCTTGCGTCGGGCTGATGAGATGACAGCAAAGTTTGAGCAGTGTGCTTTTGCCGCTGCCCGAGGGGCCCACAATGGAAACGAAATCGCC
Proteins encoded in this region:
- a CDS encoding ABC transporter ATP-binding protein, with translation MLKLAHLALQGVCYTADHREILHDISIDFEAGDFVSIVGPSGSGKSTLLKLCCHLISPTQGSIFLDGADIMQQNPTELRRRVAYCFQTPVLFGKTVEENMRFPYAIRRLPPDFDHIRRLFEQFEMNETFLNQPVHNLSGGEKQRIALIRTLLFQPEILLLDEITSALDIENTKIVENAVTGLNSRGVTVLWVTHNPEQSRKYARKLLTVADGTLQSLEVLR
- a CDS encoding ABC transporter permease produces the protein MKTDVSVASLLVSSLLVCVSLVFSYVQKLRLEKELVISVVRAVVQLIAVGYALTYIFGLKSPLFTTLLMLFMIFNAAWNASRRGKGIRGGLWISFAAIFIGTCTTLAVLVLANAIQYTAYQIIPISGMIVSNAMVALGLCYRHLKADFADRRNEVETKLALGADVLPSSINIIRESIRTGMLPTIDSAKTLGIVSLPGTMTGLILAGISPLTAIKYQIMVTFMLLSTTAISSFIACYLSYRGFFNKRKQLVPIP
- a CDS encoding type II secretion system F family protein: MPEFQYVSKDISGKTFNGVLEADNIESFYRTLRSHGQFCVSVHETGLQQKEIRFGSKKIKLKDLSIFCRQFSTMLNSGLSVIKCLDILYQQTTKKNIKAIVLGVYEAVQRGESLSKAMALQDAFPELLLNMVAAGEASGTLDTVMNRMATQYEKDNKLQNKVKQAMVYPIFLVCMSVAVVIFLLTFIMPTFLKMFDQFGGKIPTTTKILLSISNAMTGYWYLFIIGVIAVYFAWVLLMRNEKTRMGWDRMKLRFPIFGKILLTLESARFARTLASLFSSGLPIIQSIEIVTRVIKNTYVKAGLLQATEDVRRGVSISGSIRKLEIFPVMLCSMLNIGEESGNMDEILNKTAAFYDDEADTAIQQMVSLIEPIMIVVLALIVGFIIVSIITPIYSVYGSIGSTS